In one Methylocaldum szegediense genomic region, the following are encoded:
- a CDS encoding TetR/AcrR family transcriptional regulator — MARIGNKQITREKLLDQGVAMIMERGYHGTGLQDLLSSVKVPKGSFYNYFASKDEFGAEVVQHYIEPFIRQLGDYLSRPELDALSAMKRYFRDLIEELERRQFKGGCLLGNLIGEIGDTNEICMAALRDAFHRYRDKYTEGLARAQAEGTVRADLSAETMADLLADSMQGALLRMKVERSVRPLESCLSHLLDDYFKPKND; from the coding sequence ATGGCTCGAATCGGCAACAAACAAATCACTCGCGAAAAGCTATTAGACCAGGGCGTCGCCATGATAATGGAGCGTGGCTATCATGGCACGGGTCTACAGGACTTGCTATCCAGCGTCAAGGTTCCGAAGGGATCGTTTTATAACTATTTTGCCAGCAAGGATGAGTTCGGGGCGGAGGTGGTTCAGCACTACATAGAGCCGTTCATTCGGCAACTCGGCGATTACTTGAGCCGACCGGAGCTGGATGCGCTGTCCGCGATGAAACGTTATTTCCGTGATTTGATCGAGGAACTGGAGCGGCGGCAGTTCAAGGGAGGCTGTTTGTTGGGCAACCTGATCGGTGAGATCGGAGACACCAACGAGATCTGCATGGCGGCTCTCCGAGACGCTTTTCACCGCTACAGGGACAAGTACACGGAAGGTTTGGCTCGCGCCCAGGCGGAAGGAACGGTACGCGCCGACTTGTCTGCCGAGACTATGGCGGATTTGCTCGCTGACAGTATGCAAGGAGCCTTATTGCGGATGAAAGTCGAGCGATCGGTACGACCGCTTGAGAGTTGCTTGAGCCATTTGCTCGATGATTATTTCAAGCCGAAGAATGATTGA
- a CDS encoding flagella synthesis protein FlgN: MRELFRQMLDGLGKMSKVLEEEARCLARRDPEALEQAASKKQKLAARLNDLVARQNGCLQAYGSPPDGRGLDTFLQGPDFELPDAESLRADWQEIVRLGLVCRKQNELNGAYIGLLLRHVDASLNFLHGVSSADATYGPNGMTRRGDISRRSFSA; this comes from the coding sequence TTGCGCGAACTGTTCCGGCAGATGCTGGACGGGCTCGGCAAAATGTCGAAGGTGCTCGAAGAGGAGGCACGGTGCCTCGCACGCCGCGATCCCGAGGCGCTGGAACAAGCCGCGTCAAAGAAGCAGAAGCTCGCTGCCCGCCTAAACGATCTGGTTGCCCGGCAGAACGGTTGTCTCCAAGCCTATGGCTCGCCGCCCGACGGACGCGGTCTCGATACCTTCTTGCAGGGGCCTGACTTCGAACTGCCCGATGCAGAATCCCTTCGCGCCGACTGGCAAGAAATCGTGCGTCTCGGTTTAGTTTGCAGAAAACAGAATGAGCTTAACGGCGCTTATATTGGCCTTTTACTGCGCCATGTCGATGCCAGTTTGAATTTTCTCCACGGCGTCTCGTCGGCGGACGCAACCTATGGTCCAAATGGAATGACGCGCCGCGGTGATATCTCGCGCCGGTCGTTCTCGGCTTAA
- a CDS encoding flagellar biosynthesis anti-sigma factor FlgM, giving the protein MEIKLQNTVGSLSAGGLQKKQSREPVAGGSLSTPIGGVSSQTSLLLSEIKQRLLSEPSIDEAKVARIAGLVQSGSYQIDPQRAAEKLIAMELMLPEFS; this is encoded by the coding sequence ATGGAAATCAAGCTTCAAAACACGGTCGGTAGTCTTTCTGCGGGGGGACTTCAGAAAAAACAGAGTAGGGAGCCCGTTGCCGGCGGCAGCTTGTCGACACCGATCGGCGGTGTATCGTCTCAAACGTCACTTTTGCTCTCTGAAATCAAACAACGCTTGTTGAGCGAGCCTTCGATCGACGAGGCAAAAGTGGCCCGTATCGCAGGCTTGGTCCAATCCGGCAGCTACCAAATCGATCCGCAGCGAGCCGCTGAAAAGCTGATCGCGATGGAACTCATGCTTCCCGAATTTTCATGA
- the flgA gene encoding flagellar basal body P-ring formation chaperone FlgA produces MRGKPKFALLLALAMPGALAVERLQSHESIMAAMMSLIESDFRQRNEDFQAEPMKLDDRLRLPLCEQPLEAFFPPGQRESGFLSVGVRCVGSRPWTVYNKVRVKVYRDVVVLKKAVRHGAILTEADLDLQRRELGELHGRFFTSVEPVVNKPVKRSLAAGAVLSPDWITVPKMIRRGQKVIIQAESTHFAVKMSGEALSDGEVGQRIRVRNDQSARIVEGTVAGPGLVLIEL; encoded by the coding sequence ATGCGAGGCAAACCAAAATTCGCGCTCCTGCTCGCCTTGGCCATGCCTGGCGCTTTGGCAGTGGAACGGCTGCAGTCCCATGAGTCGATCATGGCCGCAATGATGTCGCTCATCGAGTCGGATTTCCGTCAGAGGAACGAAGATTTTCAGGCGGAGCCGATGAAGCTTGACGATCGTTTGCGTCTCCCGCTGTGCGAGCAGCCATTGGAAGCGTTCTTTCCGCCAGGACAACGCGAGAGCGGTTTTCTTTCCGTGGGCGTGCGCTGCGTAGGAAGCCGTCCCTGGACGGTATACAACAAGGTTCGCGTCAAGGTATACCGTGATGTCGTGGTGCTCAAGAAAGCTGTCAGGCATGGGGCCATACTCACCGAGGCCGATTTGGACTTGCAAAGACGAGAGCTCGGAGAGCTGCACGGCCGTTTTTTCACGTCTGTCGAGCCGGTGGTGAACAAACCGGTCAAACGAAGTTTGGCGGCCGGCGCGGTATTGAGTCCAGACTGGATAACTGTGCCGAAAATGATCCGGCGTGGACAGAAGGTCATCATCCAGGCCGAGAGCACTCACTTTGCAGTGAAGATGTCGGGTGAAGCTCTGAGCGACGGGGAGGTCGGCCAGCGTATACGTGTTCGTAACGATCAGTCAGCGAGAATTGTTGAAGGCACTGTTGCCGGTCCCGGTCTCGTATTGATTGAACTTTGA
- a CDS encoding chemotaxis protein CheV: protein MPSLLEGVDQRTKLAGHNRLELLLFKLTSNQRFGINVFKVQEVIQCPPLVQLPKCHPVICGVAHLRGKTIPVMDLSMAIGARPQPRDGSGYVIITEYNRSTQGFLVNTVDRIINMGWHQIQPPPKGTGKETYLTAVTQFEKELIEVIDVEKIMKEVMGGSDRVSSGVIDENGKTPGQHVLVVDDSFVARNQILRVLEQLEVESTVAKDGQEALDILERWKSEGRKLSEFLAMIISDIEMPRMDGYTLTANIRKDPAMKDLHILLHTSLSGVFNQAMVEKVGADEFLAKYDPDELARVVQQRLKEHAEKGHGT from the coding sequence ATGCCAAGCCTACTCGAAGGCGTAGATCAACGAACCAAGCTTGCGGGGCATAATCGCCTGGAGCTGCTGCTGTTCAAGCTCACGAGCAACCAACGCTTCGGAATCAACGTATTCAAGGTGCAAGAGGTCATCCAATGTCCACCTCTGGTTCAACTGCCGAAATGCCATCCGGTCATTTGCGGGGTGGCCCACTTGCGCGGCAAGACCATACCCGTGATGGATCTCTCTATGGCCATCGGCGCTCGCCCGCAGCCGCGCGACGGCAGCGGCTATGTCATCATTACCGAATACAACCGGTCCACCCAAGGATTCCTCGTTAACACTGTCGACCGCATCATCAACATGGGATGGCATCAGATTCAGCCTCCACCAAAAGGCACCGGCAAAGAGACTTATCTTACCGCCGTAACACAATTCGAGAAGGAGCTCATAGAAGTCATCGATGTTGAAAAAATCATGAAGGAAGTCATGGGGGGAAGCGATCGTGTCTCGAGCGGCGTGATTGACGAGAATGGCAAGACCCCTGGGCAGCATGTGCTAGTCGTGGATGATTCGTTCGTGGCCCGGAATCAGATTCTGCGCGTCCTGGAACAACTTGAAGTGGAGAGCACGGTCGCCAAGGACGGACAAGAGGCATTGGATATCCTCGAACGCTGGAAATCCGAAGGAAGGAAATTGAGCGAATTCCTGGCCATGATCATTTCCGATATCGAAATGCCGCGCATGGACGGCTATACACTCACAGCCAACATACGCAAAGATCCCGCCATGAAAGACCTCCACATACTGCTCCATACCTCCTTAAGCGGTGTGTTCAATCAGGCGATGGTGGAAAAAGTCGGTGCCGACGAGTTTCTGGCTAAGTACGATCCGGACGAGCTTGCGCGGGTCGTGCAGCAGCGGCTCAAGGAACATGCCGAGAAGGGCCACGGAACCTGA
- a CDS encoding CheR family methyltransferase: MNSDLTPEQFAVFQKFLVDACGIWLGESKQYLVKNRLTGLLKESEYSSVTQLIGALRSDAVPASLKARIIDAMTTNETFWFRDNAHFEELRKVLLPAWAADKTRGTLRIWSAACSSGQEPYSIGICVEEFFRYDWTGIKRSVQIIGTDISESVLTEATQAIYSELALSRGLDETLRSRYFERYQDKWKLKPEIVDRVRFQQFNLLKPFAALGRFDIVFCRNVLIYFSEELKRDILVRIAKVLNPGGYLFLSSTESLPAGLDAYETVRGASCRYYRLKPTF, from the coding sequence ATGAATTCGGATTTAACTCCGGAACAGTTCGCGGTGTTTCAGAAATTTCTCGTGGACGCCTGCGGGATCTGGCTCGGCGAAAGCAAACAATACTTGGTCAAGAATCGTTTGACTGGCCTTCTGAAAGAGAGTGAATATTCGTCTGTCACGCAGTTGATCGGTGCACTGCGTAGCGATGCCGTTCCCGCCAGCCTCAAAGCCCGTATTATCGATGCCATGACCACGAATGAGACTTTTTGGTTCCGCGACAACGCCCATTTCGAAGAACTTCGAAAGGTCCTCCTTCCCGCATGGGCGGCCGATAAGACCCGCGGCACGCTGCGAATTTGGTCCGCGGCCTGCTCATCGGGGCAGGAACCTTATTCGATCGGCATCTGCGTCGAGGAGTTCTTTCGTTATGATTGGACCGGCATCAAAAGGAGCGTACAGATCATCGGGACCGATATCTCGGAATCGGTTTTGACTGAAGCGACTCAAGCCATTTACAGCGAATTGGCGCTCTCGCGCGGACTCGACGAAACACTGAGATCCCGCTATTTCGAGCGTTACCAGGACAAATGGAAACTAAAACCGGAAATCGTCGATCGTGTCCGCTTCCAGCAATTCAACCTGCTCAAGCCGTTTGCAGCACTGGGCCGCTTCGACATCGTCTTCTGCCGCAACGTGCTGATTTATTTCTCTGAGGAACTGAAGCGCGATATCTTGGTGCGCATCGCCAAAGTGCTCAATCCGGGAGGCTATCTCTTCTTGAGCAGCACGGAATCCCTACCGGCCGGACTCGATGCGTACGAAACCGTTCGCGGTGCCTCCTGCCGCTATTACCGTCTAAAGCCAACGTTCTGA
- the flgB gene encoding flagellar basal body rod protein FlgB, which produces MTINFDNALGIHPLALKLRDRRTELLASNLANADTPNYKARDLDFRAVLQGVTPPPLRLAATHARHLAATAPGSQGEALFRLPSQPSLDGNTVETEQEQMRFAENAVQYQATLRFLNGKISSLKTALTGE; this is translated from the coding sequence ATGACGATCAACTTCGATAATGCCTTAGGCATTCATCCCCTGGCACTGAAACTCCGCGATCGGCGCACTGAGCTGCTGGCCTCCAACCTGGCCAATGCCGATACGCCGAATTACAAGGCTCGCGACCTGGACTTCCGTGCCGTGTTGCAGGGCGTGACTCCGCCCCCGCTCCGTCTCGCTGCCACGCACGCGAGGCATCTGGCGGCGACGGCGCCGGGTTCACAGGGAGAAGCGCTGTTTCGTCTGCCGTCGCAGCCCAGCCTGGACGGCAATACCGTGGAAACGGAACAGGAACAGATGCGTTTCGCCGAAAACGCGGTGCAATACCAGGCCACGCTCCGCTTTCTGAACGGCAAGATCTCTTCCTTGAAAACGGCGCTGACGGGAGAATGA
- the flgC gene encoding flagellar basal body rod protein FlgC: protein MSSFKIFDIAGSAMAAQSLRLNLVASNLSNADSISSSIEQTYRSRQPVFAAQLQEAIDKRSAPVGVQVLGVVESQAPLRMEYAPDHPMANADGYIFRPNVNTIEELTNMMSASRSYQDNVEVANTAKQLMLQTLRLGQT, encoded by the coding sequence ATGTCCTCATTCAAGATCTTCGATATCGCAGGCTCCGCCATGGCCGCCCAATCGCTGCGGCTCAATCTGGTGGCCAGCAATCTGTCCAATGCCGACAGCATCAGCAGCAGCATCGAGCAGACTTACCGATCGCGCCAGCCGGTGTTTGCGGCACAGCTTCAGGAGGCCATCGACAAGCGCAGCGCGCCGGTCGGCGTGCAGGTGCTCGGCGTGGTCGAGAGCCAGGCGCCGCTACGCATGGAATACGCGCCGGACCACCCGATGGCCAACGCCGACGGCTATATCTTCAGGCCGAACGTCAATACGATCGAGGAATTGACGAATATGATGTCCGCGTCACGCTCCTACCAAGACAATGTCGAGGTGGCGAATACCGCGAAGCAATTGATGCTCCAGACTTTACGACTCGGCCAAACCTGA
- a CDS encoding flagellar hook assembly protein FlgD, producing MSIDINTLHSLGLAETSAPVRKRNELGQDDFLKLMVTQLTSQNPLKPQDGAEFVNQLAQFSTVTGIQQLQSSFADFAAAANNGQALMAANLVGRSALVASDKAILATNGTVQGELNIPSDASNVYIRIMDKNGTLVRTLELGQQSEGPLSFEWDGKLDDDLHFADPGLYKIKADAVIAGQTLALETHIAAPVESVTMGAAKGMEIHLDGLGRYTLGDIRAVL from the coding sequence ATGAGCATCGACATCAACACGCTTCATTCCCTCGGCCTGGCCGAAACCTCGGCACCGGTTCGTAAGCGTAACGAATTGGGGCAAGACGATTTTCTCAAGCTGATGGTCACCCAGCTGACTAGCCAGAATCCTTTAAAGCCCCAGGACGGCGCCGAATTCGTCAACCAGTTGGCACAGTTCAGCACGGTAACGGGAATCCAGCAGCTGCAATCCTCGTTCGCCGACTTCGCCGCGGCCGCCAACAACGGACAAGCTCTGATGGCTGCAAACCTGGTTGGGCGATCCGCGCTGGTCGCGTCCGACAAAGCCATTCTGGCGACGAACGGTACCGTCCAGGGCGAGTTGAACATTCCGTCCGATGCCTCGAACGTTTACATCCGAATCATGGATAAGAACGGTACCTTGGTCCGCACATTGGAACTCGGGCAGCAAAGCGAAGGACCGTTGTCGTTTGAATGGGACGGCAAACTGGATGATGACCTGCACTTCGCAGACCCCGGACTATACAAAATCAAAGCCGACGCGGTCATCGCCGGCCAGACCCTGGCACTCGAAACGCACATCGCCGCTCCTGTGGAAAGCGTGACCATGGGCGCCGCCAAGGGTATGGAAATCCATCTCGACGGTCTCGGACGTTACACCCTGGGCGATATCCGGGCGGTCCTTTGA
- the flgE gene encoding flagellar hook protein FlgE, with protein sequence MAFNTALSGLNAASNMLSVTGNNIANANTTGFKKSRSEFADVYASSLGGTPGAGVRVTNVAQQFTQGNLDFTENNLDLAISGEGFFVLGDNINNINERVYTRAGSFHMDREGYVVNHLGQPLLVYAPNGETVEEGFSTGVFQTLRLDSTQGLPKATSSIDMSVNLDSRQTVPATSPFNPDDPTSYTHATSVTIYDSLGNTHVATSYYVKGATPNTWDMYVYVDGQDMLDGGANNPTALVFDPDGKLLTVNGGSATTFTTQSKLINPSAQPIAFTIDLAGSTQLGSAFSVNTLNQDGLTIGRLTGVDIDDTGVVLARFSNGSSKPLGQVAMVRFQNPQGLSKLGDTTWAESANSGVPINGVAGTSSFGTIKAGALEGSNVDLAQQLVNLIIAQQAYQANAQTISTENTITQTLLNIR encoded by the coding sequence ATGGCCTTTAACACTGCCCTGAGCGGCTTGAATGCCGCATCCAATATGCTCTCGGTGACCGGCAACAACATCGCCAACGCCAATACCACGGGATTCAAGAAATCACGTTCCGAGTTCGCCGATGTCTATGCCAGCAGTTTGGGCGGCACGCCCGGAGCCGGCGTCCGGGTCACCAACGTGGCGCAACAGTTCACCCAGGGCAACCTCGACTTTACCGAGAACAACCTCGACCTTGCGATCAGCGGCGAAGGCTTCTTCGTCCTCGGCGACAACATCAACAACATCAACGAACGGGTCTATACCCGCGCCGGTTCTTTTCACATGGACCGGGAAGGCTACGTGGTCAACCACCTCGGCCAGCCGCTGCTGGTCTATGCGCCGAACGGCGAGACCGTCGAGGAAGGCTTCAGTACCGGCGTATTCCAGACCTTGCGGCTCGATTCCACGCAAGGTCTGCCGAAAGCCACGAGCTCAATCGACATGAGCGTCAACCTGGACTCCCGACAAACCGTGCCCGCTACATCGCCGTTCAACCCGGACGACCCCACCAGCTACACCCACGCAACATCGGTCACGATCTACGACTCGCTGGGGAACACTCATGTTGCGACCAGCTATTACGTCAAAGGCGCGACGCCGAATACCTGGGACATGTACGTCTACGTAGACGGGCAAGATATGCTGGACGGCGGAGCCAACAACCCCACCGCCCTGGTTTTCGATCCGGACGGGAAACTCTTAACGGTAAACGGGGGCTCGGCGACGACCTTCACGACTCAGAGCAAACTCATCAATCCCAGCGCTCAGCCCATCGCGTTCACGATAGATCTCGCCGGGTCGACCCAATTGGGCAGCGCGTTCAGCGTCAATACTTTGAACCAAGACGGTCTAACTATCGGTCGGCTCACAGGCGTCGACATCGACGACACCGGTGTCGTTCTTGCCCGTTTCAGTAACGGCAGCTCCAAACCCTTAGGCCAGGTCGCCATGGTTCGATTCCAAAACCCGCAGGGACTATCCAAGCTCGGCGATACCACCTGGGCGGAAAGCGCCAACTCCGGCGTACCTATCAACGGTGTAGCTGGAACCAGCAGCTTCGGCACTATAAAAGCTGGCGCCCTCGAGGGATCAAACGTGGATTTGGCGCAGCAACTCGTCAATCTGATCATTGCCCAGCAGGCTTACCAAGCGAACGCGCAGACCATTTCCACGGAAAACACGATCACCCAGACGCTGCTCAACATTCGTTAA
- the flgF gene encoding flagellar basal-body rod protein FlgF — protein sequence MDRALYVAMSGAKQILLAQASNANNLANANTPGFRADFEQLRSMPVFGNGYPSRVYAMTERPGTDLSMGSLQTTGRDLDVAINGEGWIAVQARDGSEAYTRAGNLQITPSGQLVTGSGLPVLGNAGPIAIPPAQKVEIGTDGTISIVPQNANPAALAILDRIKLVKPDKSLLEKGEDGLMRVRNGAPVAATNEVQLVTGSLEGSNVSTVEELVQMIELARQFEYQIKLMKTVEDNGNAGTTLMRIG from the coding sequence ATGGATCGCGCCCTTTATGTCGCCATGAGCGGCGCCAAGCAAATCCTGCTGGCGCAAGCTTCCAACGCCAACAATCTCGCGAATGCGAATACGCCGGGCTTTCGTGCCGACTTCGAACAGCTTCGCTCCATGCCGGTGTTCGGAAACGGCTACCCCAGCCGGGTTTACGCTATGACCGAACGGCCCGGCACCGATTTGTCTATGGGCTCCTTGCAAACCACCGGCCGCGACCTCGATGTCGCAATCAACGGCGAAGGGTGGATCGCAGTGCAGGCGAGGGATGGTAGCGAAGCCTATACCCGGGCCGGCAACCTGCAAATCACGCCCAGTGGACAGCTGGTCACCGGCAGCGGTTTGCCGGTGCTCGGCAACGCCGGTCCCATCGCCATTCCGCCCGCGCAAAAAGTCGAGATCGGTACGGACGGAACGATCAGCATCGTTCCTCAGAATGCCAACCCTGCCGCCCTGGCGATTCTCGACCGGATCAAACTGGTCAAACCTGACAAATCGCTCCTCGAAAAAGGCGAAGATGGGCTGATGCGAGTCCGAAACGGCGCTCCGGTGGCTGCTACCAACGAGGTTCAACTGGTCACCGGCTCGCTGGAGGGCAGCAATGTCAGCACGGTGGAGGAACTGGTGCAGATGATCGAGCTGGCGCGCCAATTCGAATACCAGATCAAGCTGATGAAAACCGTGGAAGACAACGGCAATGCAGGCACCACGCTCATGCGGATTGGATAA
- the flgG gene encoding flagellar basal-body rod protein FlgG, which translates to MTTPSLWIAKTGLDAQQTQMSVISHNLANVNTTGFKKERALFEDLLYQNIRQVGAQATQNTTLPSGLQLGTGVRTVATEKIHTQGNILQTGNSLDIAINGRGFFQILMPNGDIAYTRDGSFKLDSNGQVVTNGGYPLEPALTVPQDALSITIGSDGTVSVLQPGTAAPNIIGEIQLADFINPTGLEPVGENLYRESVSSGPPIVGIPGEDGIGKLVQGSLETSNVNVVEELVNMIETQRAYEMNSKAIATTDEMLGFATNTL; encoded by the coding sequence ATGACCACCCCTTCCCTTTGGATCGCCAAGACCGGCCTGGACGCGCAGCAAACCCAGATGTCGGTGATTTCGCATAATCTAGCCAACGTCAACACCACTGGTTTCAAGAAGGAACGGGCTCTGTTCGAGGACCTGCTTTACCAGAACATACGACAAGTCGGTGCTCAGGCCACGCAAAACACGACGCTGCCGTCCGGCCTGCAACTCGGCACCGGCGTCCGCACCGTTGCCACGGAAAAAATCCATACTCAGGGCAACATCCTCCAGACCGGGAACTCCCTGGACATCGCCATCAACGGCCGCGGCTTTTTTCAGATCCTGATGCCGAACGGTGATATCGCCTATACCCGGGACGGTTCTTTCAAGCTGGATTCCAACGGGCAAGTCGTCACCAACGGCGGCTACCCGCTGGAACCCGCGTTAACCGTGCCTCAGGACGCCTTGAGTATCACTATCGGCTCGGACGGAACGGTATCCGTCCTGCAACCGGGCACCGCCGCGCCCAACATCATCGGCGAGATTCAACTGGCGGATTTCATCAATCCGACGGGCTTGGAACCCGTCGGCGAGAACCTCTATCGCGAGTCGGTATCGAGCGGCCCACCCATCGTCGGGATTCCTGGAGAAGACGGCATCGGAAAGCTGGTCCAGGGCTCCTTGGAAACCTCGAACGTCAACGTAGTGGAGGAGTTGGTCAATATGATCGAAACCCAGCGCGCCTACGAAATGAACTCCAAGGCCATCGCGACTACGGACGAGATGCTCGGTTTCGCCACCAACACCCTGTAA
- the flgH gene encoding flagellar basal body L-ring protein FlgH, producing the protein MKYTALCLILLILNGCASILNPPPRRDPAYAPARPEDMTPPMQNPGAIFQSGYDIRLFEDHKARRVGDILTIRLVERTNAQKDADTKADRSAVTQIKAPMLMGQEAAEILGYNVATSLESTHKFEGKGESNQSNLLTGNISVTVVEVLPNGNLRVQGEKRVGLNQGNEYIKLSGLVRPVDIDTTNSVDSTKVADATFIYNGEGVVADINRMGWLQRFFTSILFPF; encoded by the coding sequence ATGAAATACACGGCACTCTGTCTTATCCTGTTGATCTTGAACGGCTGCGCCTCCATCCTCAATCCGCCACCGCGCCGGGATCCGGCCTACGCACCGGCCCGTCCCGAAGATATGACACCGCCTATGCAGAATCCCGGTGCCATTTTCCAGTCCGGTTACGACATACGGCTGTTCGAAGACCACAAAGCTCGGCGCGTCGGCGACATCCTCACCATCCGCCTGGTCGAAAGAACGAACGCACAGAAGGATGCCGACACCAAGGCCGACCGTTCGGCAGTCACCCAGATCAAAGCGCCCATGCTGATGGGACAGGAAGCCGCCGAGATTCTGGGCTATAACGTCGCGACCAGTTTGGAATCGACGCACAAGTTCGAAGGCAAGGGCGAAAGCAATCAGAGCAATCTCTTGACCGGAAACATCAGCGTGACCGTGGTCGAAGTTCTGCCCAACGGCAATCTACGCGTACAGGGCGAAAAGCGCGTGGGTCTGAACCAGGGCAATGAATACATCAAACTCTCGGGACTGGTGCGCCCGGTCGATATCGACACCACCAATAGCGTGGACTCCACCAAAGTCGCCGACGCGACGTTCATCTACAACGGCGAAGGCGTGGTGGCTGACATCAACCGCATGGGATGGCTGCAGCGGTTCTTCACCAGCATTTTGTTCCCGTTCTGA